AAGCATATCGCCAAGAACCACCATCTTATTTGGGAAGTCCACATTTTTAAAAAACTGTAAGGCACCTTTCATACTATCTGGATTGGCATTATAAGCATCCATAATCAATTCATTATTTTCCCCCTTCTCTATTTGAGATCTATTATTCGATGGCATATAGGATTCCAATGCATGGACAATTTTTTCTTGAGGAATTTTGAAATATTCACCAATTGCTATGGCAGCTGCTGCATTATATAAATTATAATTACCAAATAAATGTGTTTCAATTTTAAACTCGTTCCACTCAAATACTAAAGAGACGTTTGAAGCACTTAATTCGACTTGAGTTTGAGAACTGGAACCTATACCATATGTATTTCTTCTTAAAGCGGTTGAAGAATCCATCAAAACCTCATCATCTGCATTAACAAAAACACAGCCCTTTACTTTTTCTACAGCACGGTACAAAGCCAATTTTGTGGTTTTAATATTCTGATAAGAACCGAAACCTTCTAAATGTGCATGACCAATATTAGTGATGACGCCTAAGTTTGGCTTGCAAATATCGCACAACTCAGCAATCTCACCCAAATGATTGGCCCCCATTTCTATGATGGCCATATCATGCTTGGCATTTACCTTCAACAAGCTTAAAGGAACACCTATATGATTATTCAAATTGCCTTTAGTATAAGAAATATTGAAATGTGAGGATAAAACAGCAGCCAGTAACTCCTTTGTGGTGGTTTTCCCATTGGTTCCGGTGATTCCAATAACCGGAATATCTAGTTTATCACGATGAAAAGAAGCCAATTCTTGCATTGTTTTAAGACTATCTTCTACCAATATCATTCTACTTTGGTTAGTAAAATACTTCTCATCATCTAAAACCACTATTCGAGCACCTTTTTCAAGCGCTTGAAGAGCAAATTTATTGCCATTGAAACTCTCACCACTTAAGCAGAAAAACAACTCTCCTCGTTGTAAACTTCTGGTATCGGTAGAAACACCGGAGGATTCTATAAATTGTTCATATAATGTTTCTATCATCATCATGAAATAAAAAAAGTCATTTTGAAACCAGTCGAAACTTTCTCAAAATGACCTTTATAATAAATATTATCTTTTATTTGCGACCTGACATAGGGCTACCTACTCGGTTCATCGCGCATCTAAATCCAATAAAGTTAGTCGCTTCTGTTTGCTCTAAGAACCTACGAGATGAAGGACTTAAATAGTAAGCAGGATCTTTCCAACTACCACCTTTATATACACGAACGTCATCATTAATCATGGTTGAATTTCCATAATCATACATTAAACCTGTTGCCGTTTTTGTTTGCAATGAATCTGGCATAT
This sequence is a window from Lentimicrobium sp. L6. Protein-coding genes within it:
- the murF gene encoding UDP-N-acetylmuramoyl-tripeptide--D-alanyl-D-alanine ligase — protein: MIETLYEQFIESSGVSTDTRSLQRGELFFCLSGESFNGNKFALQALEKGARIVVLDDEKYFTNQSRMILVEDSLKTMQELASFHRDKLDIPVIGITGTNGKTTTKELLAAVLSSHFNISYTKGNLNNHIGVPLSLLKVNAKHDMAIIEMGANHLGEIAELCDICKPNLGVITNIGHAHLEGFGSYQNIKTTKLALYRAVEKVKGCVFVNADDEVLMDSSTALRRNTYGIGSSSQTQVELSASNVSLVFEWNEFKIETHLFGNYNLYNAAAAIAIGEYFKIPQEKIVHALESYMPSNNRSQIEKGENNELIMDAYNANPDSMKGALQFFKNVDFPNKMVVLGDMLELGEFEEVEHLKVLNDLIEYSFDIALLVGDAFLQFEADYPEFNFFKTSEEAKQYLMIQGVKSYKILLKGSRGIKLEVLKEVLL